From Rubrivirga sp. SAORIC476, a single genomic window includes:
- a CDS encoding DUF2723 domain-containing protein has protein sequence MSGKLIDRLVAAAVFVYALVIYLATMAETTPFWDSGEFIAISNGLQVSHPPGAPFYMLVGRLFAMAAPLFGGLSPEPIAYAVNLVSVLCSALTVLLTHLVIVRLVRIWQGHPSTWTPVQRVGANAGGVIGALTFAVTDSFWFNAVEAEVYAMSMLFTALVVWLALIWRDATRAEEAELARRGEHPFGLHADRYLVAIAYLFGLAIGVHLLNVLTLFFLALIVFFQKVDRDHWTTADRVKGLLITGVISVVAFGLIYPGIVQILPTLAGASGAPTLFMIALVAVLVGGVWWTQKNGRPILNLIALVITTVMIGYSSYALIFVRSAANPPIDENDPENAEAIVSYLKREQYGSTPLLTGESYDNRTRQVDDDKTFPRRHSSAPQHTQVYAQYDSDWDFFWRYQMGHMYGRYFMWQFVGKASDVQDAGWYSGLGNAPTTGETPSERSGQNAYFWLPLLLGLIGLAVHVQRDWRRALAVGVLFLITGVGIILYLNQTPFQPRERDYSYVASFFAFALWIGIGATGLVEMVSEALTSKGAALKKTVGIALAALVFAAVPGWMAVENYADHDRSGRRIATDFARNLLESTAPNAILFTNGDNDTFPLWYLQEVEGIRRDVRVVNLSLLNTPWYIRQLRDQFSRESAPIPMSITDADLAGISGPPEQRATGALAPRLIEDTEVALPVDARAFSDDRVAGRVDPATIPDRMTWTLSGQAVGQGQSALYTADLAVLDILRSVAEGGWQRPVYFAGTVAQSSELGLQPFFQNEGLARRVVPLTRSGGDADGVVVPSVALDRLGKFEFRGLADPNVYHDENARNMADGYRIRVGSIARALAEGGRPDEARALLTRLTEQVPASTIPTSFGSLLTLADAYQAAGDTTASLGVFRQAETVAIDQIQAARTSAAQDQAFQFVQYIQSAYVLGGQYEAASAFMDRIATALGDPSLRRTADEIRREAEAMMGSQPGRGRPTPADTTNPS, from the coding sequence CAAACTGATCGACCGCCTCGTCGCCGCCGCGGTCTTCGTCTACGCCCTCGTCATCTACCTGGCCACGATGGCCGAGACGACGCCGTTCTGGGACTCGGGCGAGTTCATCGCCATCTCGAACGGGCTTCAGGTGAGCCACCCGCCGGGGGCGCCGTTCTACATGCTCGTCGGGCGGCTCTTCGCGATGGCCGCGCCGCTGTTCGGCGGGCTGAGTCCCGAGCCCATCGCCTACGCCGTCAACCTCGTTTCCGTGCTGTGCAGCGCGCTGACGGTGCTGCTGACGCACCTCGTGATCGTGCGCCTGGTGCGCATCTGGCAGGGTCACCCGAGCACGTGGACGCCCGTCCAGCGCGTCGGCGCGAACGCGGGCGGCGTGATCGGCGCGCTCACGTTCGCCGTCACCGACTCGTTCTGGTTCAACGCCGTCGAAGCCGAGGTCTACGCCATGTCGATGCTGTTCACGGCGCTCGTCGTGTGGCTGGCGCTGATCTGGCGCGATGCGACCCGCGCCGAGGAGGCCGAGTTGGCCCGCCGCGGCGAGCACCCGTTCGGGCTCCACGCCGACCGCTACTTGGTGGCCATCGCGTACCTGTTCGGCCTCGCCATCGGGGTCCACTTGCTGAACGTGCTGACGCTGTTCTTCCTCGCGCTGATCGTCTTCTTCCAGAAGGTCGACCGCGACCACTGGACGACGGCCGACCGCGTGAAGGGGCTCCTCATCACGGGCGTTATCTCGGTGGTGGCGTTCGGTCTCATCTACCCCGGCATCGTCCAGATCCTGCCGACGCTGGCGGGCGCGTCCGGCGCCCCAACGCTGTTCATGATCGCGCTCGTGGCGGTGCTCGTGGGCGGCGTCTGGTGGACCCAGAAGAACGGCCGCCCGATCCTCAACCTGATCGCGCTCGTCATCACGACGGTCATGATCGGGTACTCGTCGTACGCGCTCATCTTCGTCCGCTCGGCGGCCAACCCGCCGATCGACGAGAACGACCCGGAGAACGCGGAGGCCATCGTGAGCTACCTCAAGCGCGAGCAGTACGGCTCGACGCCGCTGCTCACGGGCGAGAGCTACGACAACCGCACGCGCCAGGTGGACGACGACAAGACGTTCCCGCGCCGCCACTCGTCGGCCCCGCAGCACACCCAGGTCTACGCCCAGTACGACTCCGACTGGGACTTCTTCTGGCGCTACCAGATGGGCCACATGTACGGCCGGTACTTCATGTGGCAGTTCGTCGGGAAGGCGTCCGACGTGCAGGACGCGGGCTGGTACAGCGGCCTCGGCAACGCACCGACGACGGGCGAGACGCCCTCTGAACGGTCCGGGCAGAACGCCTATTTCTGGTTACCACTCCTCCTGGGGTTGATCGGTCTGGCGGTCCACGTCCAACGCGACTGGCGGCGGGCGCTCGCGGTCGGGGTGCTGTTCCTGATCACGGGCGTCGGCATCATCCTCTACCTAAACCAGACGCCCTTCCAACCCCGAGAGCGGGACTACTCATACGTGGCGTCGTTCTTCGCCTTCGCGCTGTGGATCGGCATCGGCGCGACGGGGCTCGTCGAGATGGTGTCCGAGGCGCTCACCTCGAAGGGCGCCGCGCTGAAGAAGACCGTCGGCATCGCGCTGGCGGCGCTCGTGTTCGCGGCCGTGCCGGGCTGGATGGCCGTCGAGAACTACGCCGACCACGACCGCTCCGGTCGCCGCATCGCGACCGACTTCGCCCGCAACCTGCTGGAGAGCACCGCGCCCAACGCGATCCTGTTCACCAACGGCGACAACGACACCTTCCCGCTGTGGTACCTGCAGGAGGTGGAGGGCATCCGCCGCGACGTGCGGGTCGTGAACCTGTCGCTGCTCAACACGCCGTGGTACATCCGGCAGCTGCGCGACCAGTTCAGCCGCGAGAGCGCGCCGATCCCGATGTCGATCACCGACGCGGATCTGGCGGGCATCAGTGGTCCGCCCGAGCAGCGGGCGACGGGCGCGCTGGCGCCGCGCCTGATCGAGGACACCGAGGTGGCCCTCCCGGTCGACGCCCGCGCCTTCTCGGACGACCGCGTGGCAGGTCGCGTGGACCCGGCCACCATCCCGGACCGCATGACGTGGACGCTCAGCGGCCAGGCCGTCGGGCAGGGCCAGAGCGCGCTCTACACCGCCGACCTCGCCGTGCTCGACATCCTCCGGTCGGTCGCCGAGGGCGGCTGGCAGCGGCCGGTCTACTTCGCCGGAACCGTCGCCCAGTCGTCGGAGCTCGGCCTCCAGCCGTTCTTCCAGAACGAGGGCCTCGCCCGCCGCGTGGTGCCGCTGACCCGCTCCGGCGGCGACGCCGACGGCGTGGTCGTGCCCTCGGTCGCGCTCGACCGCCTCGGCAAGTTCGAGTTCCGCGGCCTCGCTGACCCCAACGTCTACCACGACGAGAACGCGCGCAACATGGCCGACGGCTACCGCATCCGCGTCGGCTCGATCGCCCGCGCGCTCGCTGAAGGCGGCCGGCCCGACGAGGCCCGCGCCCTCCTGACGCGCCTCACGGAGCAGGTCCCGGCCTCGACCATCCCGACCAGCTTCGGCTCGCTCCTCACCCTCGCCGACGCGTACCAGGCCGCGGGCGACACGACGGCCTCGCTGGGCGTCTTCCGCCAGGCCGAGACGGTCGCCATCGACCAGATCCAGGCCGCCCGCACGTCGGCGGCGCAGGACCAGGCGTTCCAGTTCGTGCAGTACATCCAGTCGGCCTACGTGCTCGGCGGGCAGTACGAGGCGGCCTCGGCGTTCATGGACCGGATCGCGACGGCGCTGGGGGACCCGAGCCTCCGGCGCACGGCCGACGAGATCCGCCGCGAGGCGGAGGCCATGATGGGTTCGCAGCCGGGCCGCGGGCGACCAACGCCGGCGGACACCACGAATCCCTCCTGA
- a CDS encoding triacylglycerol lipase, with protein MPLSLSDLRGAARLASGAVVGVTDVVEATHATIARPFGRPKRTRGITGFVYRMIRAVTRQAARLLDHGLTIAGAPTSPEVTTAARGAAVAALNGVVGDALASEGNPLAIRAQVRLGDRALALTPDALARGVTDPSDVLLVHVHGLCMNDRQWGDAAHDPRETLASALGATALTVRYNSGRHVAETGRDLADLLDPLVANWPRPVRRLVLVGHSMGGLVLRSALHLGAKAGHAWPGADVSLVCLGTPHHGAPLERIGSVTDGLLEATRYAAPLARVGQIRSAGVTDLRYGSVAEADWRDRDRFERGPDDRQPIPLPDVPVYLVAATTGDGRGGVRDQTLGDGLVPLDSALGRHADLARDLGVPPERTAVFPRMHHFELLRAPDVTDQLVRWLAPG; from the coding sequence ATGCCGCTCTCGCTCTCCGACCTCCGCGGCGCCGCCCGCCTCGCCTCCGGCGCCGTCGTCGGCGTGACCGACGTGGTGGAGGCGACGCACGCGACCATTGCCCGGCCGTTCGGTCGGCCGAAGCGGACGCGCGGCATCACCGGCTTCGTCTACCGCATGATCCGGGCCGTGACGCGACAGGCCGCCCGGCTTCTCGACCACGGGCTGACGATCGCCGGAGCCCCCACCTCCCCCGAGGTCACCACAGCCGCCCGCGGCGCAGCCGTCGCGGCTCTGAACGGCGTCGTCGGCGACGCGCTGGCGTCGGAGGGCAACCCGCTGGCGATCCGCGCCCAGGTCCGCCTCGGCGACCGCGCGCTCGCCCTCACCCCGGACGCGCTGGCCCGCGGCGTGACCGACCCGTCGGACGTGCTGCTGGTGCACGTCCACGGCCTGTGCATGAACGACCGCCAGTGGGGCGACGCCGCCCATGACCCGCGCGAGACGCTGGCGTCGGCACTCGGCGCGACGGCCCTCACGGTCCGCTACAACAGCGGGCGGCACGTCGCCGAGACCGGCCGCGACCTCGCGGACCTGCTCGACCCGTTGGTGGCGAACTGGCCGCGCCCCGTGCGGCGGCTCGTGCTCGTCGGCCACAGCATGGGCGGGCTGGTGCTCCGTAGCGCCCTCCACCTCGGCGCGAAGGCGGGGCACGCGTGGCCCGGCGCCGACGTGTCGCTGGTGTGCCTCGGCACGCCGCACCACGGCGCTCCGCTGGAGCGCATCGGCAGCGTAACGGATGGACTGCTGGAGGCGACCCGGTACGCCGCCCCGCTCGCCCGGGTCGGCCAGATCCGGAGTGCGGGCGTGACCGACCTCCGCTACGGCAGCGTCGCCGAGGCGGACTGGCGCGACCGGGACCGCTTCGAGCGCGGCCCCGACGACCGCCAGCCGATCCCCCTCCCCGACGTGCCGGTCTACCTCGTCGCCGCGACGACGGGCGACGGGCGCGGCGGCGTCCGCGACCAGACCCTAGGCGACGGGCTCGTCCCGCTCGACAGCGCGCTCGGCCGCCACGCCGACCTGGCCCGTGACCTGGGCGTCCCGCCCGAGCGGACGGCCGTCTTCCCGCGGATGCACCACTTCGAACTGCTCCGCGCGCCCGACGTGACCGA